A genomic stretch from Desulfotignum balticum DSM 7044 includes:
- a CDS encoding TolC family protein produces MKLFLIRSVFLCFGILVLCQNNARAGEQEDLTKLDSSLSTTIRLSDLLTYAYLSSPAITASKKSWQAFIENYRVGKSYPDPQLAATYFPRPIETRLGPQDWSLTLSQVIPFPGTLSQKARVLEADVAISRLKVDKAVKTIVTEVSLAFYELVYIQKAMAVAQANLDLNHQMLQISENAYADDKALFYDVSKARSQTAQIQYDILLLKELEKTQKTTLNTLLNRPPTALLGHAAGTLPQKVVYSLDEVYELAMLHQEDILMAEEKVHKSEQAIQLTRLETLPSFKLGLFYAGIGDPDVPNPPPDAGDDAVGVQFGMNIPLWSGKNKSRTAQALAEKQKAQAQKTEAANRVKAGISRLWFKLENAERLITLYEKDLLPQAVSSVQTAETWFKQGQGSFADFLEIQATAYNFQLSLERAKTDYAKTLVLLEQAAGAVLDAKTGQNTGEKKP; encoded by the coding sequence ATGAAACTTTTTTTAATCCGATCGGTTTTTCTGTGTTTTGGTATCCTGGTGTTGTGTCAGAACAACGCCCGGGCAGGAGAACAAGAAGATCTGACAAAACTGGACTCCAGCCTGTCAACGACCATAAGATTGTCAGATCTGCTTACCTATGCCTATTTGTCCAGTCCGGCCATCACTGCGTCCAAAAAATCCTGGCAGGCGTTTATTGAAAATTACAGGGTCGGCAAAAGCTACCCGGATCCCCAGCTGGCCGCCACCTATTTTCCCCGGCCCATTGAAACCCGGCTTGGCCCCCAGGACTGGAGCCTGACCCTTTCCCAGGTGATTCCCTTTCCAGGCACCCTGTCCCAAAAGGCCCGGGTGCTGGAGGCAGATGTTGCAATCTCCAGACTCAAGGTGGACAAGGCCGTTAAAACCATTGTCACTGAGGTGTCTTTGGCATTTTACGAACTGGTGTATATCCAGAAAGCCATGGCAGTGGCACAGGCCAACCTGGACTTGAATCACCAGATGCTGCAGATCAGCGAAAACGCCTATGCAGATGACAAAGCCCTGTTTTACGATGTATCCAAAGCCCGTTCCCAGACCGCCCAGATACAATATGATATCCTGCTGTTAAAGGAGCTGGAAAAAACACAAAAAACAACCCTCAACACCCTGTTGAACCGTCCCCCCACGGCATTGCTGGGACATGCGGCAGGCACCCTGCCACAAAAAGTGGTGTATTCTCTGGATGAGGTGTATGAACTTGCCATGCTGCACCAGGAAGATATTCTCATGGCTGAGGAAAAGGTGCACAAATCAGAACAGGCCATACAGCTGACACGGCTTGAAACCCTGCCTTCATTCAAGCTGGGCCTGTTTTATGCCGGTATTGGTGATCCGGATGTGCCAAATCCGCCGCCCGATGCCGGTGACGATGCTGTGGGGGTGCAGTTCGGCATGAACATTCCCTTGTGGTCTGGAAAAAATAAAAGCCGGACCGCACAGGCTTTGGCAGAAAAACAAAAAGCACAGGCCCAGAAAACCGAGGCCGCCAACAGGGTCAAGGCCGGGATCAGCCGCTTGTGGTTCAAGCTGGAAAATGCCGAACGGCTGATAACCCTGTATGAAAAAGACCTGCTTCCCCAGGCGGTCTCTTCCGTACAGACGGCAGAAACCTGGTTCAAACAGGGCCAGGGCAGTTTTGCCGATTTTCTGGAAATCCAGGCAACTGCCTACAATTTTCAATTGTCTCTGGAACGGGCCAAAACAGATTATGCCAAGACCCTGGTGCTGCTTGAGCAGGCAGCCGGTGCTGTCCTGGATGCGAAAACCGGGCAGAATACAGGAGAAAAAAAGCCATGA
- a CDS encoding TolC family protein — translation MKINIFTLTIPVLFFASVCFADYGAMKKELKDYTPQDSFAIRQLPDIAVQKTPSHTAVPFPVGSQIPDRSQIHHLKQGYEKQIYGPNGDAAAMGVDEKIFAQVSQAGDDPKAFAALLAQKIDLKEIKAIAALRNTDIKAARKKVLAEIQSFDQVTHLDDSLQQYAAFTAALNNRVGPLKTKNSIRAGHPFPGLVALKGRVIQSQVDMLMEQMKIAGKQVRQDVENAYWELAYTTRSIRIIHETMAAFDRLLDVAASLYKSGRTSYQDVIKVTIKIEELKEQRVSLENEADNVKIRLFELMNLPADTRMGPVKTAPLPETISPPEKLVSLAREHRQELAAIRFQISKLQSMVEMAESMKQSSFTLGLSYFEADHVNTAGTGAPQQPFGEKTMASMKNNQPVNPWYGVDSPWLQQTRQTLASLEHTLTARENATDRMVYNAWFKTDKNRRELDLYKNRILPLTKSALDVSTREYETGSIPFSQAIGSYTDWLKAKLAIAQKTKDLGISFAALETVVGTSL, via the coding sequence ATGAAAATAAATATTTTTACCTTGACAATACCGGTGCTTTTCTTTGCTTCTGTCTGCTTTGCAGATTATGGCGCCATGAAAAAAGAACTGAAAGACTATACCCCCCAAGACAGTTTTGCCATCAGACAATTACCTGATATCGCCGTGCAGAAAACACCTTCCCATACGGCTGTTCCTTTTCCTGTCGGATCACAGATTCCTGACAGATCACAGATACACCATCTCAAGCAGGGGTATGAAAAACAGATATATGGGCCTAATGGTGATGCCGCAGCAATGGGGGTGGATGAAAAAATTTTTGCACAGGTATCTCAAGCAGGCGATGACCCAAAAGCATTTGCAGCGCTCCTTGCGCAGAAGATCGATCTCAAAGAGATAAAAGCCATTGCCGCCTTAAGAAATACAGATATCAAGGCGGCCCGAAAAAAGGTCCTGGCAGAGATCCAGTCCTTTGACCAGGTCACGCACCTAGATGACAGCCTGCAGCAGTATGCGGCGTTCACCGCTGCACTCAACAACCGGGTCGGACCTTTGAAAACAAAAAATTCCATCAGGGCAGGACATCCGTTTCCCGGCCTTGTTGCACTCAAGGGCCGCGTCATCCAAAGCCAGGTGGACATGTTGATGGAGCAGATGAAAATTGCCGGCAAACAGGTGCGCCAGGATGTTGAAAATGCTTATTGGGAGCTTGCGTATACCACCCGGTCCATCCGGATCATCCATGAGACCATGGCCGCATTCGACCGCCTTCTGGATGTGGCTGCATCCCTTTATAAAAGCGGCAGAACCAGTTACCAGGATGTGATCAAGGTCACCATAAAAATAGAAGAACTCAAAGAACAGCGGGTTTCGCTGGAAAATGAAGCAGACAATGTAAAAATCCGGCTGTTTGAACTGATGAACCTTCCGGCAGATACCAGGATGGGTCCGGTGAAAACAGCGCCCCTGCCTGAAACAATTTCCCCGCCTGAAAAATTGGTCTCCCTTGCCAGGGAACACCGCCAGGAACTGGCCGCCATCCGGTTTCAGATCAGCAAACTGCAGTCCATGGTGGAGATGGCTGAATCCATGAAGCAGTCATCGTTTACTTTAGGGTTGTCCTATTTTGAAGCCGACCATGTCAATACCGCCGGCACCGGTGCCCCGCAGCAGCCATTTGGCGAAAAAACCATGGCATCCATGAAAAACAACCAGCCGGTCAACCCCTGGTACGGGGTGGACAGCCCCTGGTTACAGCAGACAAGGCAGACACTGGCAAGCCTTGAGCACACCCTGACAGCCAGAGAGAATGCCACAGACCGCATGGTGTACAATGCCTGGTTTAAAACAGACAAAAATCGGCGGGAACTGGATCTGTACAAAAACAGAATACTGCCTTTGACAAAGTCTGCCCTGGATGTGTCCACCAGGGAATATGAGACCGGATCCATTCCCTTTTCCCAGGCCATCGGGTCCTATACAGACTGGCTGAAGGCGAAACTTGCCATTGCGCAAAAGACAAAAGACTTAGGCATCTCTTTTGCCGCCCTTGAAACGGTTGTAGGTACAAGTTTATAA
- a CDS encoding efflux RND transporter periplasmic adaptor subunit — MNIKSTLLVIILTALITGTAVFFITTTIGPTSSESSKVPSEQNGDAASKERKIIYWKAPMDPTEIYDEPGKSKMGMDLVPVYEDEVSEDETSKDAADRKIVYWKAPMDPTEIYEEPGKSKMGMDLVPVYEDEVKGGVDIKINPVVEQNMGLKIKPVAQGPLNHIIKTYGHVTFDETRTGIVSPKTAGWVETLYADYTGFVIEKGDPLFAMYSPSLLASQEEYLSAYKNFQARRTPLNKDLLESAKKRLAYYDIADQDIAFLEQTGQVRKTLTIRSRFKGVVTHKNVVEGAYVKAGESLFTIADLSTVWVEAHIFEYEQNLVYEGQSVEMTLSYDPDKVYTGKIAYIFPYLQPRTRDVVIRIIFDNTAGDLKPDMFANIKINTSGDAAGLIIPSEAVIHSGEKQLVFVAHGNGRFTPRRITTGVHLEEGRVQVLTGLAQGEDVVVSGQFLLDSESRLKEAIQKMIASKSGTAKEKKEPSQNDGDSFFEDMEDDTESGDDFFQDMEDDTESKDDFFQDME; from the coding sequence ATGAATATCAAATCAACCCTGCTGGTTATTATTTTGACGGCACTGATAACAGGTACAGCGGTATTTTTTATAACAACCACCATTGGACCGACATCCTCTGAGAGCAGTAAAGTCCCGTCTGAACAAAATGGCGATGCGGCTTCAAAAGAGCGGAAGATCATCTACTGGAAGGCCCCCATGGACCCCACGGAGATCTACGATGAACCGGGTAAAAGCAAGATGGGCATGGACCTTGTGCCGGTGTATGAAGATGAGGTTTCCGAAGATGAGACGTCCAAAGACGCGGCAGACCGGAAAATCGTATACTGGAAAGCCCCCATGGATCCCACAGAGATCTATGAAGAACCTGGCAAAAGCAAGATGGGTATGGATCTTGTGCCGGTGTATGAAGATGAGGTAAAGGGCGGGGTGGATATTAAAATCAATCCGGTGGTGGAACAGAACATGGGCCTTAAAATCAAACCGGTTGCACAGGGTCCTTTGAACCATATCATCAAAACCTATGGCCATGTGACCTTTGATGAAACCAGAACCGGTATTGTCAGTCCCAAAACCGCAGGGTGGGTTGAAACCCTTTATGCCGATTATACCGGGTTTGTTATTGAAAAGGGCGATCCCCTTTTTGCCATGTATTCTCCGTCCCTGCTGGCATCCCAGGAGGAATATCTGTCAGCCTATAAAAACTTTCAGGCGCGCAGGACCCCTTTGAACAAGGATCTGCTGGAATCTGCCAAAAAAAGACTGGCATACTATGACATTGCAGACCAGGATATCGCTTTTCTGGAACAAACCGGGCAGGTCCGCAAAACCCTGACCATCAGGTCCCGGTTTAAAGGGGTGGTGACCCATAAAAACGTGGTTGAAGGGGCATATGTCAAAGCCGGGGAAAGCCTGTTCACCATTGCGGATCTGTCCACGGTGTGGGTGGAAGCCCATATCTTTGAATATGAGCAGAACCTGGTGTATGAAGGCCAGAGCGTTGAGATGACCCTGTCCTATGACCCGGACAAGGTGTACACGGGAAAAATTGCCTATATTTTTCCCTATCTGCAGCCCAGAACCCGGGATGTGGTCATCAGGATCATCTTTGACAATACAGCGGGTGACCTGAAACCGGACATGTTTGCAAATATAAAAATCAATACCAGCGGAGATGCAGCCGGCCTGATTATCCCTTCCGAGGCGGTGATCCACTCCGGGGAAAAACAGCTGGTTTTTGTGGCCCATGGCAATGGCCGGTTTACCCCCCGGAGGATCACCACGGGTGTCCACCTGGAGGAGGGCAGGGTCCAGGTACTGACAGGACTGGCACAAGGTGAGGATGTCGTGGTGTCCGGCCAGTTCCTGCTGGATTCCGAATCCCGGCTCAAAGAGGCGATCCAGAAGATGATCGCATCCAAATCCGGCACTGCCAAAGAAAAAAAGGAACCATCCCAAAATGATGGGGACAGTTTTTTTGAAGACATGGAAGATGACACAGAATCCGGGGATGATTTTTTCCAGGACATGGAAGATGACACAGAGTCCAAAGATGATTTTTTCCAGGATATGGAATAA